The Hylaeus volcanicus isolate JK05 unplaced genomic scaffold, UHH_iyHylVolc1.0_haploid 11819, whole genome shotgun sequence DNA segment atttttccacttttgcattttccacttttccacttttccacttttccacttgcctactttttcactttgcattttccacttttccacttttccacttttccacttttccactttgcATTTTCCACTTTCTCACTTTTCCACTTCTCCACTTGTCTAGTTTTCCACTTTgcattttccacttttccacttttccacttttccacttttgcattttccacttttccacttctCCACTTGTCTACTTAtccacttttgcacttttgtacttttccacttttccacttttgtATTTTCCACTTTCTCACTTTTCCACTTCTCcacttttgcatttttccacttttgcattttccacttttgcatttttccacttttgcattttccacttttccacttttccacttttccacttgcctactttttcactttgcattttccacttttccacttttccacttttccacttttccactttgcATTTTCCACTTTCTCACTTTTCCACTTCTCCACTTGTCTAGTTTTCCACTTTgcattttccacttttccacttttccacttttccacttatGCATTTTTGCACTTTGCATTTTCCACTTTCccaattttccacttttccacttttgcaCTTTGCATTTTGCAAATGCATCAAAACTGGACATCATTTGgcagtttctatttttgtacgGTGACAGAAGGAATTTTCAGggtctattttaaaaaaatcaaagtttctcgtATATTTTGGTCCATAATGTGTAAACTATCGAACGGATTGGAAGTAATTGTcagaaattcgattacctttaatatggTACCTTGCgcgacccaatcggacgtttctaactcgaggtATGTGAGTCTAACTCTAAAACGCGAAGCTAtctcaaaaaacaaaatcgaaagaaaattgaaaaattcatatctcgaaaacctatccacaaaaataaatttcattgcgattttcgagtttagcagGCCAAAGTACANNNNNNNNNNGTTTAGCAGGCCAAagtacataagaaaaaaatagtgcCATCTGacatgcatttttttttctattttgtaaaCAAGTGTAATCATTGTACCTACAAGAATGAACAACGTAATTcacaaatatatgtagaataagaatagtattccacgagcagctactttttttttttataaataccatATCGTTACCAATGGCTGCGAGTACTATTTCAAGTAGAAGTGCGTAGCGATGGTCGGACGCGTTTAAAAGAATTGCACGTACGTCGAGCAGTGTTCGAAAAATTATGCCAAGAAACACGGCGCGCCCTTTCCTTAACAGGTTTAATATTTCCCTGCAGAAGTTGGCAAAAAAGTTGCAGACAAATGCGAGAGTGAATTACTCTCGGCCGTTCGCAAATATATTCCCGGAGCAGTTTGTAGCCTGTACGAGTAGACACGCTTTCGCTTTAGAGCAACTTCTCCAGAGTACTTCGTTCCAATGCATTCGTATGTAATTTTCGCCTGGCACGGAAAATCCAGTGGCCCCTTTTTCGCCGCTCTATGTATGCTTTATATACTACGCTACATATACACGTAtacgcgcgcgtgtgtgtgtataaTACATACCCACACACGCGTATATACGACAGTTTGGGAGTTTAATAAGGTGAGCACGCGTTTAAGAAGTGAATTTCCGTACACTTTCGCATCATATCTGTCTGcgttttcttctcgttttcaATATAGCCGTCTTGTACGTAGCTGTATGCGTATCCACCGAGGTACATTTAAACCGCTTGCCTTTGATTAAATAACGATGAgctttcaaccctttgcactcgaggtaTTTTCTTCTGGTGTCTGCCAGAAACTccagatgtttcttagcatcacgaatgctaagcttagattgacttagaaaatgagatatttaatttgagatGTCAacgacgatcattttattggcacttcgaggtccaaagaaattaaacctgaaGAGGACCAACGCAGATGAGTGAGaatctcgagtgcaaagggttaacaacccccgtaagtagaattggcgagaaatggtcagacacgagTGAGTTGTGTCCCAGACAatatcaaccctttgcactcgatgccttttttctggtatctgagaatctcgagtgcaaagggttaacaacccccgtaagtagaattggcgagaaatggtcagacacgagTGAGTTGTGTCCCAGACAatatcaaccctttgcactcgaggtaTTNNNNNNNNNNGGGTAAACAACCCCCGTAAGTAGAATTGGcgagaaatggtcagacacgagTGAGTTGTGTCCCAGACAatatcaaccctttgcactcgatgccttttttctggtatctgagaatctcgagtgcaaagggtaaACAACCCCCGTAAGTAGAATTGGcgagaaatggtcagacacgagTGAGTTGTGTTGTGTCCCAGACAATaccaaccctttgcactcgaggtaTTTTCTTCTGGtgtctgccagcaactcgagatgtttcttagccaTCTATCGTCACGAATGccaagcttagattgacttaggaaatgagatatttaatttgagatGTCAacgacgatcattttattggcacttcgaggtccaaagaaattaaacctaaaaacCTTATTAAACTCCCAAACCAACGCGGATGACTGAGAATCTCGAGTGTAAAGGGTAAACAACCCCCGTAAGTAGAATTGGcgagaaatggtcagacacgagTGAGTTGTGTTGTGTCCCAGACAatatcaaccctttgcactcgaggtaTTTTTTCNNNNNNNNNNACTTAGAACATGAGATATTTAATTAGAGATGTCAacgacgatcattttattggcacttcgaggtccaaagaaattaaacctaaaaacCTTATTAAACTCCCAAACCAACGCGGATGACTGAGaatctcgagtgcaaagggtaaACAACCCCCGTAAGTAGAATTGGcgagaaatggtcagacacgagTGAGTTGTGTTGTGTCCCAGACAATaccaaccctttgcactcgaggtaTTTTCTTCTGGTATCTGAGaatctcgagtgcaaagggtaaACAACCCCCGTAAGTAGAATTGGcgagaaatggtcagacatgaGTGACTTGTGTCCCAGGCAgtatcaaccctttgcactcgatgcCTTTTTTCCTGGTATTTACTAACAattcgagatgtttcttagcatcccatcgtcacgaatgctaagcttagattgacttagAACATGAGATATTTAATTAGAGATGACAACGACGATCATTTCATTGGCACTTCGAGGTCcagagaaattaaacctaaaaacCTTATTAAACTCCCAAACCAACGCGGATGACTGAGaatctcgagtgcaaagggtagACAACCCCCGTAAGTAGAATTGGcgagaaatggtcagacacgagTGAGTTGTGTCCCAGACAatatcaaccctttgcactcgatgcCTTTTTTCCTGGTGTTTACTaacaactcgagatgtttcttagcattctattggtATAAATTCTAAGCTACCTATATTCGAGAAAAAGGTCACCTCTACCTCACCTTCGATCATTTTCTCGATCTTCaacgaaatgaaacctaaagaaacattaggtatcgtagatttgctgcgtggaACCTAATCGCGCCTCTCAAGTCACGTCTctcgactgcaaagggttaagcaaATACTTCTTCGACTATTACTTACATTAATCATGCATGTCCATTACAGCACTCCATCGTAGTCTTTTCTCGTCctttccaacaattttcaCTGGTCTACAAACTGTGTTATTCAATTCGCAACCTCCCCTTTGCGAGAAGCATAAAATAAGTCCGTAAATAGTACGAAACTTTTTGTCGAAACAGCGATGATAATATCCAGTCAGCAACACGACGTGCAGGTGGTGCCGAAGTCGCAGTTCGAGGTGCGGATGGTCCTGACGATCCGTAATCTGCAGAAGCAGGACGTGGGAACGTACAAATGCGTGGCGAAGAATTCGCTGGGCGACGTGGAGAGCAGTATTCGTTTGTACGGTGAGTTATATTTTGTCGATTCGACAGAACTTGTGAAAGAGTCGATAATTGACGGTGTTCGAGTATGTTCGCCATAACGAGGTGAggggcgaggcgaggcgaggcgagcgGAGGCTGTAAACGGAGAACTAAGCGAGCAGGGCTCAGCAGGTTGATAGCTGTTGCGCTTAACGCCGGAAATCCGTCTCCGGCCGGTGTTATTTCACGGCTGATAGCGAGGCAGGAGGTTAACGAGTCTTTGCGGAAGCTCCACGTGGAAATTGTTGCTCCGGTACATCTCCTGGCGCGACGACTCCTCTGGCAGCCCGATATCGTCCTGTAGCGAACCAGCCATACCTCCCAACAAACACGGCCGCGTTTACAAGCATCCTTACTTTGCCGCGGAAACCTCCGAGGATTTTCCCAGCCATCGGAGCGTCTTCTTTCGGTCAATCCTCGTCTTTTCGCATACGATCCCAGGGATCTTTCAATCAGGTCAGACCACTCGGGGGAAACACGGACCCAAAGCACTCCGCTCGAAGGATCTCGTCGCGGCTCTGTCCTTGGTAAATCGTCGCAGACGAGCCTTGCTCTCGCGTCTTGGGAATCGATACAGTTTCCTGATACCGAGATTTACGAGTATATTCTCGTTTACACCGCGGGATGATTCCGGGGACGCGCCGTCAAAGAACCGAGGGAATTGACTTTGAGATTTATCGCCTCCCCAGCCGAAACGTCGATGGAACACGCGACGAAGACGTTGTAAACGCGATGGTTGATTCGAGAGCGATCGAGAAGGACGTAATCTCGAGACATCTCGACGATGGACTCACGATGGCTTTTCTCCGTCGGCTGTTTCAGAGATCTCGGGACCGTCCAAGACGCAGACGGCGGCCAGGCCGTCCTTCTACGACGAGGAGGACGAGATCGTTTACGGTTCGGCGGAGATGGACAAGACGGAGAACAAACTCTTGTCCGTGGACAACGCCATAAATGGAGCCGGCTATCCGTCGTTGGCGAGTCCTGTGCCCACGGTTAGAGTCGGCAAGAAGAGGCCGACCATCGGCGCAAGTTCCGCGGCGATTCGCGGTCCGGCTCCTCGTCCTTTGATCGTGGTCGCGGTGCTGATGGTCGTTCGTCGGAGATGCCAGTGAACGACGCGACGAGAGAGGTTTGGAATATATCTGTTAAATTGAGAACGTAACGGCGACCGGAAACGGTGTGCGGCGCGCGCTTTCTTTCTCGACCGAGTCGAGATCGTCTTCCCTGAGTGGCTTATTCTTAAATCGTAGTTTTATTAACGGAAACGAAAAGGAGCAACGGCGAGCCATCGGAGAGCAGCACCGGTAACTGATTAGGGATGGAACGAGGCCGGTTAGGGCGAAAAGAAACGCGAGAGGAAATGATAGAAGGGCGGGTAGTACGACGAGTCCTAGCAGTGTACAAGGTGTCCCGTGTTAAGTGCGATACAGTAGATTATGcgttaggttgtcccgaaagttccTTCTGTTTTATCGACACGTTCATTGGCACGCTGATTCGCATGGAAATGCGTACGAGActtaaattttgtctcgataCTATTGGGAATTATAGAATCAAATAGACCCTGAGAAATTTACCCTGTGGAGATTTTGGAAATTTGGCTAcgccttttttctttcttttgttgcCGTTTCTTTCGAAACGGCTCTTTCGAAACAGCTAGCTTCGCCTAAAATTCCAATTCCTCCACAAGTGATTCGTCGCTTTCGCTCTCGAGTTTCGGCGAATTATCCTTAACTCTAAACTGAAGAGAATCTACTGTATCGATGATAGGCGCAAGCTGCTTTTTCGGAAACTTATGAAAATCTCGACtcctttattttgaaaaaaaaagcttgAAGTTTCGTTATGATAACGCCCAGAGGAAAACAGCAAGTGGAGATGTTGTTCGGTTCGTCGAGAGGCTGTAGAAATCTACGAGGAATACTAGCCGTCGTTCCGAAAGCAAGAATTTCGTTAGTCTCCGAGAAAGGAGCTGGCTTTAGGCGAGAAGGGCGTTGCGCGCGCGGCGATCGAGCGGCCAGGGTTCTTCCAATGTTTCAGCGGCAATAAATTCGCGTGATGTACATAACATATATACGCTTGTACACGAacgtacatatgtattatacaCATGCAAGCTTGCACGTGTACATGTGTGTGCATATTGACACGTCAGGGTAATTTAGATATTCGTGTAAGTAGAGCTCGTAAGCGA contains these protein-coding regions:
- the LOC128882446 gene encoding lachesin-like, producing the protein VKLTCRARGVPPPRVSWRREDGQHIIIRKPFAGSALNQKSHVSSLAEYQGEELTLTKISRNEMGVYLCIASNGVPPAVSKRIFINVHFSPVIHVPNQLVGAPLGTDVVLECFVEASPKSINYWVKDSAMIISSQQHDVQVVPKSQFEVRMVLTIRNLQKQDVGTYKCVAKNSLGDVESSIRLYEISGPSKTQTAARPSFYDEEDEIVYGSAEMDKTENKLLSVDNAINGAGYPSLASPVPTVRVGKKRPTIGASSAAIRGPAPRPLIVVAVLMVVRRRCQ